Proteins encoded within one genomic window of Chthonomonas sp.:
- the aroA gene encoding 3-phosphoshikimate 1-carboxyvinyltransferase: protein MEIVVSHSGPLRGSIRTPSDKSLTHRAFMFAAAAQSPSAILNPLMGEDCVSTLRCLEQLGALPERVGNGFKIVPAPEWLQPEHELDCGNSGTTMRLLSGFLASRPLHVRLIGDASLSRRPMRRIADPLRLMGAKIEGDTPPLSLQGGRLRAIDYASPVASAQIKSCILLAGLRAEGTTWVSEPAPSRDHTERMLRALGVQLHDRCDGGVGVDGGTKWDGFEFNVPADISSAAFWAVAAALLPGSEIELRQVGTNPSRTGLLDVLTQAGIPWAATNERDELGEPIADLRLSCRATLRPFEIFGDLVPRLIDEIPVLAVLATQCHGTTTIQDAAELKVKESDRILTVANGLRAMGAKVEPTDDGMIITGPTPLCGATIDAQGDHRIGMAFAIAGLIAQGDTIIQGADAIATSYPGFWSDLETLQG from the coding sequence ATGGAGATCGTCGTCTCGCACTCTGGACCGCTGCGGGGCTCCATCCGTACGCCCTCCGACAAATCGCTCACCCACCGCGCATTCATGTTTGCCGCGGCAGCGCAGTCCCCGAGCGCAATCCTAAACCCACTCATGGGCGAAGACTGCGTCAGTACGCTGCGGTGCCTCGAGCAGTTGGGAGCCCTACCAGAGCGAGTAGGCAATGGGTTCAAAATCGTCCCCGCCCCGGAGTGGTTGCAGCCTGAGCACGAATTGGACTGCGGAAACAGTGGGACCACGATGCGACTCCTCAGCGGGTTCCTGGCTTCGCGTCCGCTGCATGTACGACTCATCGGCGACGCCTCGCTGTCAAGACGCCCGATGCGGCGTATAGCCGATCCGCTTCGTCTCATGGGCGCAAAGATCGAAGGCGATACTCCCCCACTCTCCCTCCAGGGCGGCCGGCTACGCGCGATTGACTACGCCTCCCCCGTCGCCAGCGCTCAGATCAAAAGCTGCATTCTCCTCGCTGGGTTACGCGCCGAAGGCACGACCTGGGTATCCGAGCCAGCGCCGAGCCGCGACCACACCGAGCGCATGTTGCGCGCGCTTGGGGTGCAACTCCACGATCGCTGCGATGGCGGAGTCGGGGTGGACGGTGGCACGAAGTGGGACGGATTTGAGTTCAATGTGCCCGCCGACATCTCGAGCGCCGCATTCTGGGCGGTCGCGGCGGCACTGCTCCCCGGCTCCGAGATCGAACTCAGGCAAGTCGGCACCAACCCCAGCCGAACCGGGCTCTTGGACGTTCTTACGCAAGCAGGCATCCCTTGGGCAGCGACGAACGAGCGCGATGAGTTGGGCGAACCGATCGCCGACCTCCGGCTGTCCTGCCGCGCGACCTTGCGGCCCTTCGAGATCTTCGGCGACTTGGTGCCTCGACTCATCGACGAGATCCCGGTCCTTGCCGTCCTCGCAACCCAATGCCACGGAACGACCACAATCCAGGATGCGGCCGAACTCAAAGTCAAGGAGAGTGACCGGATTCTCACCGTGGCGAATGGCTTGCGGGCGATGGGCGCAAAGGTCGAGCCAACCGATGACGGCATGATCATCACCGGACCGACGCCGCTGTGCGGCGCTACCATCGATGCCCAGGGAGACCATCGCATTGGGATGGCGTTCGCCATCGCGGGTCTGATTGCGCAAGGAGACACCATCATCCAGGGCGCGGACGCGATCGCCACGAGCTATCCTGGATTCTGGAGTGATTTGGAGACGTTGCAGGGATGA
- a CDS encoding (d)CMP kinase, which translates to MSNWVIAIDGPAGAGKSTVAKLLAHRLGLRYLDTGAMYRALALKVTRSHVSVADEPGIAEIARDLDVHFGEGDPQTVWLGAEDISESIRTPEIGELASALSAYPSVRRHLVARQQSMIHEGGYTLEGRDTTTVVAKDADLKVFLTASLEERAKRRHKELQERGIEIDYDELLRQISQRDHRDYTRDESPLSIAKDALRIESFGVSPETIVEQIIAALRRKV; encoded by the coding sequence ATGAGTAACTGGGTAATCGCGATCGACGGACCGGCTGGTGCAGGCAAAAGCACGGTTGCCAAATTGTTAGCTCACCGATTAGGTTTGCGATATTTAGACACGGGCGCAATGTACCGGGCACTCGCCCTAAAGGTCACACGCTCGCACGTGTCGGTCGCGGATGAGCCGGGTATCGCCGAGATCGCTCGGGACCTCGACGTTCACTTTGGCGAAGGCGACCCGCAGACGGTCTGGCTCGGGGCCGAGGACATTTCCGAGTCGATCCGCACACCCGAAATTGGCGAGTTGGCGAGCGCGCTTAGCGCTTATCCCAGCGTCCGGCGTCACCTGGTCGCTCGACAGCAATCGATGATCCACGAGGGTGGCTACACGCTAGAAGGTCGAGACACCACGACCGTGGTCGCCAAGGACGCAGACCTGAAGGTCTTCCTCACCGCGAGTCTGGAGGAGCGCGCAAAACGACGGCACAAGGAACTCCAGGAGCGCGGCATTGAGATCGACTACGACGAGCTTCTTCGCCAGATCAGCCAGCGAGACCACCGCGACTACACGCGGGACGAGAGTCCACTCTCCATCGCCAAAGATGCCCTGCGGATTGAGAGCTTTGGGGTCTCGCCCGAGACCATCGTCGAGCAGATCATCGCTGCTCTCCGACGGAAAGTTTGA